A window of the Emys orbicularis isolate rEmyOrb1 chromosome 1, rEmyOrb1.hap1, whole genome shotgun sequence genome harbors these coding sequences:
- the LOC135895733 gene encoding N-acetyltransferase family 8 member 3-like: MALYRIRQYEDSDYQAVRTMFGRGIMEYAPAGYIHMLKHPQAQLHFLGLFLTVFAASGSLLVSLLALLLALTGAWFCIRCLWNDYAQPFLCNDLLDIRRTYLEAADSCLWVAEAEGAVVGMVGAVLPDDPSERGHALELKRMSVGREYRGRGIARALCRTVIRFAQEHGYSAVVLATSMVHYSAQRLYESMGFQRVLVRSPSLLASFLQFSVFYYQYEVPGSR; the protein is encoded by the coding sequence ATGGCCCTGTACCGCATCCGGCAGTATGAGGACAGTGATTACCAGGCTGTGCGCACCATGTTCGGACGTGGGATTATGGAGTACGCTCCTGCTGGCTACATCCACATGCTGAAGCatccccaggcccagctgcatTTCCTGGGCCTGTTCCTGACGGTGTTCGCGGCCTCCGGGTCCCTCCTGGTCTCCCTCCTGGCTCTCCTGCTCGCTCTCACTGGGGCCTGGTTTTGCATCCGGTGTCTCTGGAACGATTACGCCCAGCCGTTTCTTTGCAACGACCTACTGGACATCCGGAGAACCTACCTGGAGGCAGCAGACTCTTGTCTCTGGGTGgcagaggctgagggggcagtggtgggcatGGTGGGGGCCGTCCTACCGGATGACCCCTCGGAAAGGGGGCACGCCCTGGAACTGAAGCGCATGTCCGTGGGGAGGGAGTACCGGGGCCGGGGCATCGCCAGGGCGCTCTGCAGGACGGTCATCCGCTTCGCCCAGGAACACGGGTACAGTGCCGTTGTGCTGGCCACCTCCATGGTTCACTACTCGGCCCAGCGGCTGTACGAGAGCATGGGCTTCCAGAGGGTCTTGGTGAGGTCCCCATCGCTCCTCGCCAGCTTCCTGCAGTTCTCGGTCTTCTATTACCAATACGAGGTTCCAGGGTCTCGCTGA